A window from Sinanaerobacter sp. ZZT-01 encodes these proteins:
- a CDS encoding VOC family protein, with translation MNRLNIICLGVHDMERAVKFYRDGLGFQTDEKRDKPEVIFFSTPGIKLELYPLELLAQDISVENPPEISSGFGGITIAYNAKTKEEVFDVIELARRSGARIVKEPQDVFWGGFHAYFADPDGYYWEVAWAPDFEFDENDMLK, from the coding sequence ATGAATCGATTAAATATTATTTGCTTAGGTGTTCATGATATGGAAAGAGCAGTCAAATTTTATCGCGATGGTCTGGGGTTTCAGACTGATGAAAAAAGAGATAAACCGGAGGTCATTTTTTTTAGTACGCCAGGAATAAAACTTGAATTGTATCCATTGGAATTATTAGCACAAGATATCAGCGTAGAAAATCCTCCGGAAATTTCTTCTGGATTTGGGGGAATAACTATCGCATATAATGCGAAAACAAAAGAGGAAGTCTTCGACGTGATTGAGCTTGCAAGACGATCTGGTGCAAGGATTGTCAAGGAACCTCAAGATGTTTTTTGGGGTGGATTTCATGCTTATTTTGCTGATCCTGATGGATATTATTGGGAAGTGGCTTGGGCACCGGATTTTGAATTTGACGAAAATGACATGTTAAAATAA
- the fsa gene encoding fructose-6-phosphate aldolase, which translates to MKFFIDTANVNEIKEVAAWGILTGVTTNPSLIAKEGRDFKEVVKEIAAIVDGSISAEVLSDDSEGMIEEALELSKIHKNITIKVPMTEEGLKTVAVLSQKGIKTNVTLVFSANQALLAARAGASYVSPFVGRMDDIGNNGVALISEIADIFAIHGIETEIIAASIRNTIHVTDCAKAGANISTVPYAVFKKMFEHPLTTAGIDRFKKDWASLNA; encoded by the coding sequence ATGAAATTTTTTATTGATACAGCAAATGTTAATGAGATAAAAGAAGTTGCTGCTTGGGGAATTTTAACGGGCGTTACGACAAATCCAAGCTTGATTGCAAAAGAAGGACGGGACTTCAAAGAAGTTGTAAAGGAAATAGCAGCAATTGTAGATGGTTCCATTAGTGCCGAAGTCTTGAGTGATGACAGTGAAGGGATGATTGAGGAAGCACTTGAGCTTTCTAAAATTCATAAAAACATTACAATTAAAGTTCCTATGACTGAGGAAGGACTTAAAACAGTAGCTGTTTTAAGTCAAAAAGGAATTAAAACAAATGTTACTTTAGTATTTTCCGCAAATCAAGCGTTACTAGCGGCAAGAGCAGGTGCTTCTTATGTAAGCCCATTTGTAGGAAGGATGGATGATATTGGGAACAATGGTGTTGCATTGATAAGTGAAATTGCTGATATATTTGCAATTCATGGAATTGAAACAGAAATTATTGCTGCCAGCATTCGTAATACGATCCATGTGACGGATTGTGCAAAAGCTGGAGCAAATATTTCAACAGTTCCTTATGCAGTATTTAAAAAGATGTTTGAACATCCACTAACGACAGCCGGGATCGATCGATTTAAAAAAGACTGGGCTTCTTTGAATGCCTAG
- the tmk gene encoding dTMP kinase codes for MSKGLFITFEGPDGSGKTTQIQELKKYLKKNGYDAIITREPGGTPIGEKIRKIILDKENQEMDSITEALLYAASRAQHVSQLIRPALNKGYTVICDRFMDSSIAYQGYGRKLGDSVRIINEIAVGDCLPDVTFLLKIDPHIGKSRIKMENLDRLELEAMEYHNEVYKGYMELVKKDPERIICIDAGGSIEDIKTEICSHMEKLLRKQITE; via the coding sequence ATGAGCAAAGGGTTGTTTATTACCTTTGAAGGACCGGATGGTTCCGGTAAAACAACACAGATACAAGAATTAAAGAAGTACTTAAAAAAAAATGGGTATGATGCTATTATTACACGAGAGCCAGGAGGTACGCCAATTGGTGAAAAAATAAGGAAGATCATATTAGATAAAGAAAACCAAGAGATGGATTCTATCACTGAAGCCTTACTTTATGCTGCTTCTAGAGCACAGCATGTAAGTCAGCTGATTCGACCAGCGCTGAATAAGGGATATACGGTTATCTGCGACCGCTTTATGGATTCAAGCATAGCTTATCAAGGGTATGGAAGAAAATTAGGAGATTCTGTAAGGATTATAAATGAAATAGCAGTAGGAGACTGCTTGCCGGATGTCACTTTCTTATTAAAAATTGATCCTCATATTGGAAAATCCAGAATTAAAATGGAAAATTTAGATCGTTTAGAATTAGAAGCAATGGAGTATCACAACGAAGTATATAAAGGATATATGGAGCTTGTAAAGAAAGATCCGGAACGTATTATTTGTATTGATGCAGGTGGCAGCATTGAGGATATTAAAACTGAAATCTGCAGCCATATGGAAAAATTACTGAGAAAACAAATTACAGAATGA